In the Magnolia sinica isolate HGM2019 chromosome 15, MsV1, whole genome shotgun sequence genome, one interval contains:
- the LOC131228244 gene encoding uncharacterized protein LOC131228244 — MKRKAAMDPILVDHIESGDEWIAEKEDPVLPIDPSWLEDQNMAFDISAITTIPKFDDPIDSNAPLTSNIFEGVCPSPSSNKRKATNLSGPMGRFLTPIREEGDIGMIVHGVDDVQADVDADDERPRPGDQVNEDDDDDDDLLDVDDLETLESGDYQLRI, encoded by the exons atgaagAGAAAGGCGGCAATGGATCCAATATTGGTGGACCACATTGAATCAGGTGATGAATGGATTGCTGAGAAAGAAGACCCTGTTCTCCCAATTGATCCATCATGGCTCGAAGATCAAAATATGGCCTTTGATATTAGTGCCATTACAACTATTCCGAAGTTTGATGATCCAATTGATAGCAATGCGCCATTAACATCTAATATTTTTGAAGGAGTTTGCCCCTCACCTTCCTCAAACAAAAGGAAGGCAACTAATTTAA GTGGTCCCATGGGAAGATTTCTTACTCCTATAAGAGAGGAAGGAGATATAGGAATGATTGttcatggtgtggatgatgtACAAGCAGATGTAGATGCTGATGATGAAAGGCCTAGACCTGGTGACCAAGTGaatgaggatgatgacgatgacgatgatctATTAGATGTAGATGATCTTGAGACACTAGAGTCTGGAGACTATCAATTGAGAATTTAA